In a single window of the Phaeobacter sp. G2 genome:
- a CDS encoding ABC transporter substrate-binding protein, which produces MKMKLTTLALGAMMAAGPAMADLVFPSLSYRTGPYAAGGIPFADGYADYFTLVNERDGGIGGVKARLIECETGYNTEKGVECYESTKGEGALVYQPLSTGITYQLIPKTAADGIPLHTMGYGRTSAANGDVFGNVFNYPANYWDGASGIINYLLDENGGDLKGKKIALVYHNSAYGKEPIRTLEELAAKHGFELTALPVDHPGQEQKSQWLQIRRERPDFVVMWGWGVMNQVAVQEAANIRFPMENFIGVWWSGAEHDVLSAGAAADGYKAVTFHNVGRDFPVFDDIQKYVVDTGKAAGAGDQIGNVLYNRGLYAAMLAVEAAKTAQEIHGTADITPAMMRDGMEALEMPEARMSSLGMPYFGPSFNVSCENHGGPGLVGMTQWDAESKTWSLVSDFQKTDTDVIKPLIDADSASYATENNIESQCN; this is translated from the coding sequence ATGAAAATGAAACTTACCACTTTGGCGCTGGGCGCCATGATGGCTGCGGGTCCGGCAATGGCGGACCTGGTGTTCCCATCGCTGAGCTATCGTACCGGCCCCTATGCTGCGGGCGGTATCCCGTTTGCGGATGGCTATGCTGACTATTTCACCCTCGTAAACGAGCGTGATGGCGGTATCGGTGGTGTCAAGGCACGGCTGATCGAGTGCGAGACCGGCTATAACACCGAAAAAGGTGTGGAATGCTACGAATCCACCAAAGGCGAAGGTGCCCTGGTGTATCAACCGCTCTCCACTGGTATTACCTATCAGCTGATCCCAAAAACCGCTGCTGACGGCATCCCACTCCACACCATGGGCTATGGCCGGACCTCAGCTGCCAATGGCGATGTCTTTGGCAATGTCTTCAACTACCCGGCCAACTACTGGGATGGCGCATCTGGCATCATCAACTACCTACTGGACGAAAACGGTGGCGACCTGAAGGGCAAGAAAATTGCTCTGGTTTACCACAACTCTGCCTACGGTAAGGAGCCTATCCGCACCCTGGAAGAGCTCGCTGCAAAGCACGGTTTTGAACTGACCGCTCTGCCTGTTGACCACCCTGGTCAGGAGCAGAAATCCCAGTGGCTGCAAATCCGCCGCGAGCGTCCTGACTTTGTCGTGATGTGGGGCTGGGGCGTGATGAACCAGGTTGCTGTTCAGGAAGCCGCAAACATCCGTTTCCCAATGGAAAACTTCATTGGTGTTTGGTGGTCCGGTGCTGAGCATGACGTTCTGTCCGCGGGCGCTGCTGCTGATGGCTACAAAGCTGTGACGTTCCACAATGTTGGCCGTGACTTCCCTGTATTTGACGACATCCAGAAATATGTTGTTGACACAGGTAAGGCAGCTGGCGCTGGCGATCAAATCGGCAACGTGCTGTATAACCGTGGTCTCTATGCGGCGATGCTGGCAGTTGAAGCCGCCAAAACCGCTCAGGAAATCCACGGCACAGCTGACATCACCCCTGCGATGATGCGCGATGGCATGGAAGCTCTGGAAATGCCCGAAGCCCGGATGTCCTCGCTTGGCATGCCCTACTTTGGCCCCTCCTTCAACGTGTCCTGTGAAAACCACGGTGGCCCTGGCCTCGTTGGTATGACCCAGTGGGACGCTGAGTCCAAAACCTGGAGCCTGGTGTCCGATTTCCAAAAGACCGACACGGATGTGATCAAGCCGCTGATCGATGCAGACTCTGCGTCTTATGCGACTGAAAACAACATCGAATCCCAGTGTAACTAA
- a CDS encoding DinB family protein — MISADYCRLLARYNSWQNTCLVAAADGLTDSERWQDRGAFFKSIAATLNHLYWADALMLERIKGNQRPQDSIKHALTSPSDWAEFKHLRTGRNAEIEDWAASLTNAELNGTTSWYPPDGAARIKMAKAICVVQLFNHQTHHRGQIHAMLTAAGAESAPTDIPAMP, encoded by the coding sequence ATGATTTCAGCCGACTATTGCCGTCTCCTGGCACGCTACAACAGCTGGCAAAATACCTGCCTTGTTGCTGCAGCCGATGGATTGACCGATTCCGAACGCTGGCAGGATCGGGGCGCGTTTTTTAAATCCATAGCTGCAACATTGAACCATCTCTATTGGGCAGACGCCCTCATGCTTGAGCGCATCAAAGGCAACCAACGCCCGCAGGATTCGATCAAACATGCGCTGACCAGCCCCTCAGATTGGGCTGAGTTCAAGCACCTCCGCACAGGTCGGAATGCAGAAATCGAAGACTGGGCAGCCAGCCTGACCAACGCAGAGCTCAATGGCACGACCAGCTGGTATCCGCCTGACGGTGCTGCCAGGATCAAAATGGCAAAAGCGATCTGCGTCGTTCAGCTGTTCAACCACCAAACCCACCACCGGGGGCAGATACATGCCATGCTCACAGCGGCGGGTGCTGAATCTGCGCCAACGGACATTCCGGCGATGCCATAA
- a CDS encoding phenylacetate--CoA ligase family protein has translation MTYYDTLETRSDDQRASDLAAALPKQIALAQTAAGYADSLSGIEASSITSAADLAALPVLRKSDLSKAQGGNAPFGGFTVKPASGFAHIFQSPGPIYEPGGVDHDWWRMGRFLHAVGIGAGDVVQNCFGYHLTPAGMIFENGARAVGAAVLPAGTGQTELQVTAARDVGATAYAGTPDYLKVILDKAETMGVKLGFTKAAVGGGALFPSLRQEYADRGITCLQSYATADLGSIAYESAAMEGMIVDENVIVEIVTPGTGTPVAPGEVGEVVVTTLNPDYPLIRFATGDLSAILPGTSPCGRTNLRIKGWMGRADQTTKIKGMFVRPEQVAALVEKHDEIVKARVIAARDGEMDTMTVQIEANAGDEITFGKSVIEVLKMKAKIEVVAPGALPKDGLVIEDQRSYD, from the coding sequence ATGACCTATTATGATACCCTAGAAACGCGGTCCGACGACCAGCGCGCCAGTGATCTGGCCGCGGCGCTGCCCAAACAGATTGCTTTGGCCCAAACGGCTGCCGGTTATGCCGACAGCCTGAGCGGGATTGAAGCCAGTAGTATAACGTCGGCTGCGGATCTGGCGGCACTGCCGGTACTGCGCAAGTCTGACCTCAGTAAGGCTCAGGGCGGCAATGCGCCTTTTGGTGGTTTCACTGTGAAACCGGCCTCTGGGTTTGCCCATATTTTCCAATCCCCAGGCCCGATCTATGAACCGGGCGGCGTTGATCACGATTGGTGGCGCATGGGGCGCTTCCTGCATGCGGTTGGCATCGGCGCTGGTGATGTGGTGCAGAACTGCTTTGGCTACCATCTGACCCCTGCTGGCATGATCTTTGAAAACGGCGCCCGCGCCGTCGGTGCTGCGGTGCTACCGGCTGGCACCGGCCAGACCGAGTTGCAGGTGACAGCGGCACGGGATGTGGGTGCCACGGCCTATGCCGGCACGCCTGACTACCTGAAGGTCATTCTCGACAAGGCCGAAACCATGGGCGTAAAGCTGGGCTTTACCAAGGCGGCGGTTGGCGGCGGTGCGCTGTTTCCCTCGCTGCGTCAGGAATATGCGGATCGCGGTATTACCTGCCTGCAAAGCTACGCCACAGCGGATCTTGGCAGTATCGCCTATGAGAGCGCTGCGATGGAGGGCATGATCGTTGATGAAAACGTCATCGTCGAGATCGTCACCCCTGGCACTGGCACACCTGTTGCACCCGGTGAAGTGGGCGAGGTGGTGGTGACAACGCTCAACCCAGACTATCCGCTGATCCGTTTTGCCACGGGTGATCTGTCGGCCATCCTGCCGGGCACCTCCCCCTGCGGGCGGACCAACCTGCGGATCAAGGGCTGGATGGGGCGCGCGGATCAGACCACCAAGATCAAGGGCATGTTTGTTCGTCCTGAACAGGTCGCGGCGCTGGTTGAAAAGCATGATGAGATCGTCAAGGCCCGTGTGATTGCCGCCCGTGATGGCGAGATGGACACCATGACGGTGCAGATCGAAGCCAATGCCGGCGATGAGATCACCTTTGGTAAATCGGTAATCGAAGTGCTGAAGATGAAGGCTAAGATCGAAGTGGTCGCCCCGGGTGCCCTGCCCAAGGATGGCTTGGTGATCGAGGATCAGCGCAGCTACGATTAA
- a CDS encoding branched-chain amino acid ABC transporter permease: MFYREAGDFKVSYEQDSQTFPIKFDRYRYYFVLLIAFLVIPFLINDYWASAILLPFLIYSIAAIGLNVLVGYAGQVSLGTGGFMAVGAYACYKLMTAFPEVSMFIHVLLAGGVTGLVCVLFGLPSLRIKGFYLAVATLAAQFFLVWLFNRVPWFYNYSASGQINAPERDVFGILITGPNAPAWATYLFCLAFLTLSALVARNLTRGTVGRSWMAIRDMDIAAEIIGVNPLKAKLTAFAVSGFFIGISGALFFALYLGAVEVGEAFGITKSFQVLFMVIIGGLGSIFGSFAGAAFLVLLPVILKVVGVDVLGWPTDIVAHFQLVIVGALIVFFLIVEPHGLAQLWRVAKEKLRLWPFPH; this comes from the coding sequence ATGTTCTATCGCGAAGCCGGAGACTTCAAAGTCTCTTATGAACAGGACAGCCAGACCTTCCCGATCAAGTTTGATCGCTATCGGTATTACTTTGTGCTGCTCATCGCCTTTCTGGTCATTCCGTTCCTTATCAATGACTACTGGGCCAGCGCCATTTTGCTGCCGTTTCTGATCTATTCGATCGCTGCGATCGGCCTCAATGTTCTGGTTGGCTATGCCGGTCAGGTGAGCCTTGGGACTGGTGGTTTTATGGCTGTGGGCGCCTATGCCTGTTACAAGCTGATGACGGCTTTCCCCGAAGTGAGCATGTTTATCCATGTATTGCTGGCGGGCGGCGTTACCGGCCTAGTCTGTGTGCTGTTTGGCCTGCCAAGCCTGCGCATCAAGGGCTTTTACCTGGCGGTGGCGACACTGGCGGCGCAGTTCTTCCTGGTCTGGTTGTTCAACCGGGTGCCATGGTTCTACAACTATTCTGCCTCTGGCCAGATCAACGCGCCTGAGCGTGATGTCTTTGGCATCCTGATCACCGGCCCCAACGCACCCGCCTGGGCAACCTATCTGTTCTGCCTGGCCTTCCTGACGCTCTCTGCTTTGGTGGCCCGTAACCTGACCCGTGGCACCGTTGGCCGCAGCTGGATGGCGATCCGCGACATGGATATCGCGGCGGAAATCATCGGGGTAAACCCGCTGAAGGCGAAACTGACGGCCTTTGCAGTTTCTGGCTTTTTTATCGGCATCTCTGGGGCGCTGTTCTTTGCGCTGTACCTTGGTGCTGTAGAAGTCGGCGAGGCCTTTGGCATCACCAAGTCGTTCCAGGTTTTGTTCATGGTGATCATTGGTGGCCTGGGCTCGATCTTTGGCTCCTTTGCTGGCGCGGCCTTTCTGGTCCTGCTGCCGGTGATCCTGAAGGTGGTTGGCGTGGATGTGCTGGGTTGGCCCACAGATATCGTGGCCCATTTCCAGCTGGTGATCGTCGGGGCACTGATCGTGTTTTTCCTGATTGTGGAACCACATGGGCTGGCGCAGCTTTGGCGCGTTGCAAAAGAGAAACTGAGGCTATGGCCCTTCCCGCACTAA
- a CDS encoding ABC transporter ATP-binding protein, protein MLDQSDSYVTADGRTIGGVVMEMKNITLRFGGVVAIKDISFDIREGEIRAIIGPNGAGKSSMLNVISGFYVPQEGTVEFHGKPRPQMRPYEVAQQGIARTFQNIALFEGMSVLDNVMTGRLNHMKTNLLQQALWKGKAEKEETANREVVEKVIDFLEIQHIRKTPVSRLPYGLKKRVELARALAAEPKLLLLDEPMAGMNVEEKEDMSRFILDVNDEFGTTIALIEHDMGVVMDLSDRVVVMDYGKKIGDGTPDEVRNNQDVIDAYLGVAHD, encoded by the coding sequence ATGCTTGACCAATCCGATAGCTATGTCACCGCAGACGGTCGCACCATCGGCGGTGTGGTGATGGAAATGAAAAACATCACCCTGCGCTTTGGCGGTGTGGTGGCGATCAAGGATATCTCTTTTGATATCCGCGAAGGCGAAATTCGCGCCATCATCGGCCCCAACGGCGCCGGCAAATCGTCGATGTTGAACGTCATCTCGGGCTTCTATGTGCCGCAAGAAGGCACGGTGGAGTTTCATGGCAAGCCGCGCCCGCAGATGCGCCCCTATGAGGTGGCACAGCAGGGCATCGCCCGGACCTTCCAGAACATCGCGCTGTTTGAAGGCATGAGCGTTCTGGACAATGTTATGACGGGCCGCCTGAACCACATGAAAACCAACTTGCTTCAGCAAGCATTGTGGAAGGGCAAGGCTGAGAAGGAAGAGACCGCCAACCGTGAAGTGGTTGAAAAGGTTATCGACTTTCTTGAAATTCAGCACATTCGCAAAACACCTGTTTCCCGTCTGCCGTATGGTTTGAAAAAGCGGGTGGAACTGGCGCGGGCCCTGGCGGCAGAGCCAAAGCTGCTGCTGCTGGACGAACCGATGGCGGGGATGAACGTCGAGGAAAAAGAGGACATGTCCCGCTTTATTCTTGATGTGAACGACGAATTTGGCACCACCATCGCCCTGATCGAACATGACATGGGCGTGGTGATGGATCTGTCGGACCGCGTGGTGGTGATGGATTACGGCAAAAAAATTGGCGACGGCACACCGGACGAAGTGCGCAACAACCAGGATGTGATCGACGCCTATCTGGGGGTGGCACATGACTAA
- a CDS encoding branched-chain amino acid ABC transporter permease translates to MSDQFLFATEVFFNGLMAGVLYALVALGFVLIYKASGIFNYAQGVMALFAAMTLVGIMQGQVPFSHIINAMFGTEVHHFGWHVPALLAILLTVGVMVIFAWLVQRIVMRHLVGQEPIILFMATIGLAYFLEGFSDLMWGSEIKKLDVGLPQGGSFWIEDMTAGLGSDNFYGFFIDQLDIVATVIAALLVVGLVLFAQYTKQGRAMRAVADDHQAALSVGISLNFIWVLVWSVAGFVALVAGIVWGTKSGVQFSLSLIALKALPVLMLGGFTSIPGAIVGGLIIGVGEKMFEFAIGPMVGGATENWFAYVLALLFLVFRPQGLFGEKIIERV, encoded by the coding sequence ATGTCTGACCAGTTTCTTTTTGCAACCGAAGTCTTCTTCAACGGGCTGATGGCCGGGGTGCTCTATGCACTGGTGGCGCTGGGCTTTGTCCTGATCTACAAGGCCTCCGGCATTTTCAACTACGCCCAGGGTGTTATGGCGCTGTTTGCGGCGATGACCCTGGTGGGCATCATGCAGGGGCAGGTGCCGTTCAGCCATATCATCAACGCGATGTTTGGCACCGAGGTGCACCACTTTGGCTGGCATGTGCCGGCGCTGCTGGCCATCTTGCTGACGGTTGGGGTGATGGTGATTTTTGCCTGGCTGGTGCAGCGCATTGTGATGCGCCATCTGGTGGGCCAGGAGCCGATCATCCTGTTCATGGCAACCATTGGCCTGGCGTATTTCCTCGAAGGATTTTCCGATCTGATGTGGGGGTCCGAGATCAAGAAGCTGGATGTGGGTCTGCCCCAGGGTGGCTCGTTCTGGATCGAAGACATGACCGCAGGTCTTGGCTCTGACAATTTCTACGGCTTCTTCATCGACCAACTGGACATCGTGGCGACTGTGATTGCGGCGCTTCTGGTGGTCGGGCTGGTACTCTTTGCCCAGTATACCAAACAGGGCCGCGCCATGCGGGCTGTGGCGGATGACCACCAGGCGGCACTGTCGGTTGGTATCTCGCTGAACTTCATCTGGGTTCTGGTCTGGTCGGTTGCGGGCTTTGTTGCCCTGGTGGCCGGTATCGTCTGGGGCACCAAGTCGGGGGTGCAGTTCTCGCTGTCCCTGATTGCGCTCAAGGCCTTGCCGGTTCTGATGCTGGGCGGCTTTACCTCCATCCCCGGCGCCATTGTTGGTGGCTTGATCATCGGCGTCGGCGAAAAGATGTTTGAATTTGCCATCGGCCCCATGGTGGGCGGTGCTACCGAGAACTGGTTTGCCTATGTGTTGGCGCTCTTGTTCCTGGTGTTCAGACCGCAGGGCCTGTTTGGCGAAAAGATCATCGAGAGGGTCTGA
- a CDS encoding GNAT family N-acetyltransferase, with translation MTLDIRPVTATELHGLTDALAEILWACVQAGASVSFVLPFSPQDAARFWSDQIFPAVQRGDTILFGAFVDGELQGTAQLVVSQPPNQQHRADVAKLLVHPKARRGGMGRTLMQALEAQARHQRKTLLVLDTRSGDPSQHLYESLGYQVAGTIPGYCRSPSADVFEATTYLFKPLLPVDQAP, from the coding sequence ATGACACTCGACATACGCCCTGTGACTGCCACTGAACTGCATGGCCTGACCGACGCGCTGGCCGAGATTCTATGGGCCTGCGTTCAGGCCGGTGCCAGTGTCAGCTTTGTCCTGCCCTTTTCCCCCCAAGATGCCGCCCGGTTCTGGAGCGATCAGATCTTTCCCGCAGTGCAACGCGGCGACACCATACTGTTTGGCGCCTTTGTTGACGGTGAGCTGCAAGGCACCGCGCAATTGGTGGTTTCACAGCCTCCCAACCAACAACACCGCGCGGATGTGGCCAAACTGCTGGTTCACCCAAAGGCCCGCCGCGGCGGGATGGGCCGGACATTGATGCAGGCCCTAGAAGCGCAGGCGCGGCACCAGCGCAAAACACTATTGGTTCTGGACACCCGCTCTGGCGATCCCTCGCAGCATCTGTATGAAAGCCTCGGCTATCAGGTTGCCGGCACAATCCCCGGATATTGCCGCAGCCCCAGCGCGGATGTTTTTGAAGCCACCACCTATCTGTTCAAGCCCCTCCTGCCCGTGGATCAGGCCCCCTAG
- a CDS encoding ABC transporter ATP-binding protein, protein MLDAANTTDVQAETLLEVNNIEVIYNHVILVLKGVSLNVPKGGITALLGGNGAGKTTTLKAISNLLRSERGEVTKGSVKYRGKNVHDADPAELVRNGVIQVMEGRHCFEHLTVEENLLTGAYTRADRGAKIQQDLEMVYTYFPRLKERRKSQAGYTSGGEQQMVAMGRALMSRPETILLDEPSMGLAPQLVEQIFEIVKTINEQEGVTFLLAEQNTNVALRYAHYGYILESGRVVMDGPAAELRENPDVKEFYLGMSDDGRKSFRDVRSYRRRKRWLS, encoded by the coding sequence ATGCTGGATGCAGCCAACACCACTGATGTGCAGGCCGAGACCCTGCTAGAGGTCAACAATATCGAGGTGATCTACAATCACGTGATCCTGGTGCTGAAAGGCGTCAGCCTCAATGTTCCAAAAGGCGGCATTACAGCGCTTTTGGGCGGCAATGGTGCCGGTAAGACCACAACGCTCAAGGCGATCTCGAACCTGCTGCGCTCTGAGCGCGGCGAGGTGACCAAGGGATCGGTGAAATACCGTGGCAAGAATGTTCACGATGCAGACCCTGCCGAACTGGTGCGCAACGGCGTCATCCAGGTGATGGAAGGCCGCCACTGCTTTGAGCACCTGACAGTCGAAGAAAACCTGCTGACTGGCGCCTATACCCGAGCTGACCGGGGTGCGAAGATCCAGCAAGATCTTGAAATGGTTTATACCTATTTCCCACGTCTGAAAGAACGCCGCAAAAGCCAGGCGGGCTATACTTCGGGTGGGGAACAGCAGATGGTGGCCATGGGCCGTGCTTTGATGAGCCGCCCTGAAACCATCCTGCTGGATGAACCCTCGATGGGGCTGGCACCCCAGCTGGTGGAACAGATCTTCGAGATCGTCAAAACCATCAACGAACAGGAAGGCGTGACCTTCCTTCTGGCGGAACAGAACACCAATGTGGCGCTGCGCTATGCCCATTATGGCTATATTCTGGAATCCGGCCGGGTGGTGATGGATGGTCCCGCAGCAGAGCTGCGCGAAAACCCTGATGTAAAAGAGTTCTACCTTGGCATGTCCGATGATGGACGCAAGAGCTTCCGCGATGTGCGTTCCTATCGCCGTCGTAAGCGGTGGTTGAGCTAA
- a CDS encoding iron ABC transporter permease has product MTAVSETDEYAPKGNRRGRRSGTGVFSFLAWAVALACILPMVAVALAALTGGTETIRHLVDTVLTGYALTTFALVALVSVGTLGIGVGAAWLVTMTRFPGVRLFEIALVLPLAFPAYVLAYAYTFVLDHPGIVQSSLRQVTGWGPRDYWFPEIRSLGGAAVMLVLVLYPYVYLLARAAFLQQSGGAFLAARALGKNAFQAFWLVSLPMARPAIASGVLLAVMETIADFGTVSYFGVQTFATGIYTSWFSMGDRAGAAQLALCLLSFALALAVVERSTRGKARYHQAGKQHAAMPPAELKGWQSGGAWVLCALPVCLGFLLPVIILFNMGLQSEQNLLSRRYIGFLQNSLTLATLAALLTVLAAVCLGFYQRLRPGRTSSTAAYMSRLGYAVPGGVIAVGLMVPFAAFDNALDAWMRANFEIRTGLLISGSIWLLVAAYMVRFLAAALGAYESGQSTVHANMDAAARSLGQGPLGMLRRVHLPMLTPSLLTALLIVFVDVMKELPATLIMRPFNYDTLAVQAYRLASDERLEGAAVPSLVIVALGLLPVILICRQVGRR; this is encoded by the coding sequence ATGACCGCCGTGAGCGAGACAGATGAATACGCCCCAAAGGGCAACCGCCGTGGGCGACGGTCGGGAACCGGGGTGTTCTCCTTCCTGGCCTGGGCTGTTGCGCTGGCTTGTATCTTGCCGATGGTTGCGGTGGCTCTGGCGGCGCTGACCGGCGGCACAGAGACAATCCGGCATCTGGTCGATACCGTGCTAACCGGCTATGCGCTGACCACCTTTGCTTTGGTGGCTCTGGTGTCTGTGGGCACCCTGGGAATTGGTGTTGGTGCTGCCTGGCTGGTGACCATGACACGGTTTCCCGGCGTGCGTTTGTTTGAAATCGCCCTGGTCCTGCCGCTGGCCTTTCCGGCCTATGTTCTGGCCTATGCCTATACCTTTGTGTTGGACCACCCCGGCATTGTGCAGAGCAGTTTGCGCCAGGTGACCGGTTGGGGGCCGCGCGATTACTGGTTCCCCGAGATCCGGTCCCTGGGGGGCGCGGCGGTGATGCTGGTGCTGGTGCTGTATCCCTATGTCTATCTGTTGGCGCGGGCTGCCTTTTTGCAGCAAAGCGGCGGTGCCTTTCTGGCGGCGCGGGCGCTGGGGAAAAACGCCTTTCAGGCCTTTTGGCTGGTCAGCCTGCCAATGGCACGTCCTGCAATTGCCTCGGGCGTGTTGCTGGCAGTGATGGAGACGATCGCGGATTTTGGCACCGTGTCCTACTTTGGCGTACAGACCTTTGCCACCGGGATCTACACCAGCTGGTTCTCCATGGGGGATCGGGCGGGGGCCGCACAACTGGCGCTGTGCTTGCTGAGTTTTGCGCTGGCGCTGGCCGTGGTGGAACGTTCGACCCGTGGCAAGGCGCGCTATCATCAGGCGGGTAAACAGCACGCGGCGATGCCACCGGCTGAGCTCAAAGGCTGGCAATCTGGCGGCGCCTGGGTGCTTTGTGCGCTGCCGGTCTGTCTGGGCTTTTTGCTGCCGGTGATTATCCTGTTCAATATGGGGCTGCAGTCCGAACAAAACCTGCTAAGCCGCCGCTATATTGGCTTTTTGCAAAACTCCCTTACCCTGGCGACACTGGCTGCCCTGCTGACGGTGCTGGCGGCGGTCTGCCTTGGCTTTTATCAGCGGCTGCGCCCCGGGCGGACGTCCTCGACGGCGGCCTATATGTCCCGGTTGGGATATGCGGTGCCCGGTGGGGTTATTGCGGTGGGGCTGATGGTGCCTTTTGCCGCCTTTGACAATGCCCTGGACGCCTGGATGCGGGCCAATTTTGAGATCCGTACCGGGCTGTTGATTTCCGGCTCGATCTGGCTGTTGGTGGCGGCCTATATGGTGCGCTTTCTGGCGGCGGCGCTTGGCGCCTATGAAAGCGGGCAGTCCACGGTGCATGCCAATATGGATGCGGCCGCGCGGTCATTGGGGCAGGGGCCCCTGGGAATGTTGCGGCGCGTGCACCTGCCAATGCTTACCCCCAGTTTGCTGACCGCCCTACTGATAGTCTTTGTCGATGTGATGAAGGAACTGCCGGCCACTCTGATCATGCGCCCCTTCAACTATGACACCCTGGCGGTGCAGGCCTACCGATTGGCCTCGGATGAGCGGCTGGAAGGCGCGGCGGTGCCGTCATTGGTCATCGTAGCACTTGGGCTGTTGCCGGTGATCCTTATCTGTCGTCAGGTAGGACGGCGCTAG
- a CDS encoding GTP-binding protein, protein MTRLPVTVLSGYLGAGKTTLINRLLAEDHGLRLMVVVNDFGAVNIDDALIQAEEGETLALTNGCVCCSMDQDLQMALRRIAIQADRPDHILIEASGVSDPSAIAATIQNIPDLIYGGIVSLVDGTNTPELLADPAVADLVRQQISSADLVLVSKTTALDTDLQAQLSQIGARGLRLLDATPLADLLFDVLPLPQNRSRITAHPAFTTWQFDSETPLDRRELGDKLAARPQGLYRMKGFVLTTGGAYALHIVGQNVEAKRCDATQTQLVALGPKDQISRDQIEDWWNG, encoded by the coding sequence ATGACCCGCCTGCCTGTCACCGTTCTCAGCGGCTATCTGGGTGCGGGGAAAACCACCCTGATCAATCGCCTGCTGGCCGAAGACCACGGGTTGCGGCTGATGGTTGTGGTCAATGATTTTGGTGCGGTAAACATTGATGACGCCCTGATCCAGGCCGAAGAGGGCGAGACCCTGGCGCTGACCAATGGCTGTGTTTGCTGCAGTATGGATCAGGATCTGCAGATGGCGCTGCGCAGAATCGCAATTCAGGCCGACCGCCCGGATCATATCCTGATCGAGGCCAGCGGCGTGTCAGATCCGTCTGCGATTGCGGCCACCATCCAAAACATCCCAGACCTGATCTATGGCGGTATCGTCTCCTTGGTGGATGGCACAAACACCCCGGAGCTGTTGGCCGACCCGGCAGTGGCCGACCTGGTGCGTCAGCAAATCAGCAGCGCCGATCTGGTGCTGGTGAGCAAAACCACCGCGCTGGATACGGATCTGCAGGCGCAGCTTTCCCAGATCGGTGCCCGTGGCTTGCGCCTGTTGGATGCGACGCCATTGGCTGACCTGCTGTTTGATGTGCTGCCGCTGCCGCAAAACCGCAGCAGGATCACAGCGCATCCGGCCTTTACCACCTGGCAATTTGACAGCGAAACACCCCTTGATCGCCGTGAACTTGGCGACAAGCTGGCAGCGCGGCCACAGGGGCTTTACCGGATGAAGGGATTTGTGCTGACCACCGGCGGCGCCTATGCGCTGCATATTGTCGGCCAGAACGTCGAGGCCAAGCGCTGCGACGCGACCCAGACCCAACTGGTGGCTCTGGGGCCAAAGGACCAGATCAGCCGGGATCAGATTGAGGATTGGTGGAACGGTTGA
- a CDS encoding helix-turn-helix domain-containing protein, producing MQNFNSRLANRLATLRQDRGWSLDQLAQASGISRASLSRLEKGEVSPTAESLGQLCAAYALPMSRLMMQVEDTHAPLIAAADQQIWRDPTTGFERRQVSPPAPTLAGEVIAGYLPPDQTITYDSPSRPGLEHHLILQQGALQLTLSGTTHALQVGDCLRYHLTGSSQFSSGPQGARYILVLI from the coding sequence ATGCAAAACTTTAACAGCCGTCTGGCCAACCGGCTGGCGACACTCAGACAGGACAGGGGCTGGTCACTGGACCAGTTGGCGCAGGCAAGCGGCATCAGCCGGGCCAGCCTGTCACGTTTGGAAAAGGGTGAGGTCAGCCCCACTGCTGAAAGCCTCGGCCAGCTGTGTGCTGCCTATGCGCTGCCAATGTCGCGGCTGATGATGCAGGTAGAAGACACCCACGCGCCGCTGATAGCCGCCGCTGACCAACAAATCTGGCGGGATCCAACCACCGGGTTTGAGCGACGGCAGGTCTCGCCCCCCGCGCCGACCTTGGCTGGCGAGGTCATTGCCGGCTATTTGCCACCTGATCAGACCATCACCTATGATTCCCCGTCGCGCCCTGGTCTGGAACACCATCTGATCCTGCAACAGGGGGCGCTGCAGCTGACCCTCTCCGGGACAACCCATGCGCTGCAAGTCGGTGATTGCCTGCGCTATCATCTGACCGGATCCTCACAATTTTCATCAGGGCCTCAAGGGGCCCGCTACATCCTGGTACTGATATGA